The following are from one region of the Microbacterium sp. BK668 genome:
- a CDS encoding gluconokinase, giving the protein MSLVVMGVSGSGKSTVAALVAERAGATFIDADDLHPRSNVDKMAAGIPLTDEDRMPWLREVGDVIARHAGERVVVACSALKRAYRDAIRERAGRVLFAQLDGARDLLAERMGGRGHHFMPLTLLDSQLATLEPLEDDEHGLRVDIARSPDAIADAILARWLAQP; this is encoded by the coding sequence ATGTCGCTCGTGGTGATGGGGGTCTCGGGGTCCGGGAAGTCGACGGTCGCCGCGCTTGTCGCCGAGCGCGCGGGCGCGACCTTCATCGACGCCGACGATCTGCATCCGCGCTCGAACGTCGACAAGATGGCCGCCGGCATCCCGCTGACGGATGAGGACCGGATGCCGTGGCTGCGAGAGGTGGGCGACGTCATCGCCCGGCACGCCGGCGAGCGCGTGGTCGTGGCCTGCTCGGCTCTCAAGCGGGCGTACCGCGACGCGATCCGTGAACGCGCGGGCCGCGTGCTGTTCGCCCAGCTGGACGGCGCGCGCGACCTGCTCGCAGAGCGGATGGGCGGACGAGGCCACCACTTCATGCCGCTGACCCTGCTGGATTCGCAGCTGGCGACCCTGGAGCCCCTGGAGGACGACGAGCACGGCCTGCGGGTGGACATCGCGAGATCGCCCGATGCGATCGCGGACGCGATCCTGGCCCGCTGGCTCGCGCAGCCGTGA
- a CDS encoding DUF1992 domain-containing protein, with product MTEDPREAAERYRLEKWRGEQDLGQDAETRPVDAPRRGSTAADRAAFVETAIQQAIRRGEFDDLPGAGKPLDGLGDRHDPDWWIRRKIEQEQLRGLGPPALMLRVEHAELESRIDALPREDDVREYLEDFNKRVIEARRQLLGGPPVVTPTRDVDAELRAWRERGDARRREEAEAGPDAEASAPRRRWRRRSRRPR from the coding sequence ATGACCGAGGATCCCCGCGAAGCCGCCGAGCGCTACCGCCTCGAGAAGTGGCGGGGCGAGCAGGATCTCGGGCAGGATGCCGAGACCCGGCCCGTCGACGCGCCCCGGCGTGGATCGACGGCGGCCGACCGCGCGGCGTTCGTCGAGACCGCGATCCAGCAGGCCATCCGCCGCGGCGAGTTCGACGATCTGCCGGGGGCGGGCAAGCCGCTGGACGGGCTCGGCGACCGGCACGATCCGGACTGGTGGATCCGTCGCAAGATCGAGCAGGAGCAGCTGCGCGGTCTCGGCCCGCCGGCGCTCATGCTCCGCGTCGAGCATGCCGAGCTCGAGAGCAGGATCGACGCCCTCCCGCGGGAGGACGACGTGCGCGAGTACCTCGAGGACTTCAACAAGCGGGTGATCGAGGCACGGCGGCAGCTGCTCGGCGGTCCACCGGTCGTGACGCCGACGCGCGACGTCGACGCGGAGCTGCGCGCCTGGCGGGAGCGTGGAGATGCCCGCCGGCGAGAGGAGGCGGAGGCGGGACCGGATGCCGAGGCATCCGCTCCCCGTCGTCGGTGGCGCAGACGCAGCCGACGTCCGCGGTGA
- a CDS encoding NAD(P)-dependent oxidoreductase: protein MRIALTGSSGKLGTVVARELREAGHDVVGMDVVGTRGPGFLQVDLNDYGQVIDALSGVHGESGPFDAVVHLAAIPAPSIRGDIATFRNNIITTFDVFWAAVRLGIRRIVYASSETVLGLPFDVPPPYIPVDEEYAARPESVYSLVKHLEEQLAIELVRWHPDLSITALRFSNVMDPEDYAEFPSFDADATRRKWNLWGYIDGRDGAQAVQRALDASTPGFDRFIIAAADTVMSRPNAELVAEVFPDVPLKGDLGENDTLLSIDKARRVLGFDPKHSWRDHV from the coding sequence ATGCGCATCGCCCTGACCGGATCATCCGGCAAACTCGGAACCGTCGTCGCCCGTGAGCTCCGCGAAGCGGGGCATGACGTCGTCGGGATGGACGTCGTCGGCACGCGGGGTCCGGGCTTCCTCCAGGTCGACCTCAACGACTACGGCCAGGTCATCGACGCACTCTCGGGCGTCCACGGCGAGTCGGGGCCGTTCGACGCCGTCGTCCATCTCGCCGCGATCCCGGCCCCGAGCATCCGCGGCGACATCGCCACCTTCCGCAACAACATCATCACGACGTTCGATGTGTTCTGGGCAGCGGTGCGCCTCGGCATCCGTCGCATCGTGTACGCCTCGAGCGAGACGGTGCTGGGCCTCCCCTTCGACGTCCCGCCGCCGTACATCCCGGTCGACGAGGAGTACGCGGCCCGCCCCGAGTCTGTCTACTCGCTCGTCAAGCATCTCGAGGAGCAGCTGGCGATCGAGCTCGTGCGGTGGCATCCGGATCTCTCGATCACGGCGCTGCGCTTCTCGAACGTCATGGACCCCGAGGACTACGCCGAGTTCCCCTCGTTCGACGCAGATGCGACGCGGCGCAAATGGAACCTGTGGGGCTACATCGACGGCCGGGACGGCGCCCAGGCGGTCCAGAGGGCGCTGGATGCCTCGACCCCGGGCTTCGACCGCTTCATCATCGCGGCCGCCGACACGGTCATGTCCCGCCCGAACGCGGAGCTCGTGGCCGAGGTCTTCCCGGATGTGCCGCTCAAGGGCGACCTCGGCGAGAACGACACCCTCCTCTCCATCGACAAGGCCCGGCGCGTGCTCGGCTTCGACCCGAAGCACTCCTGGCGCGACCACGTGTAG
- a CDS encoding oxygenase MpaB family protein, with the protein MARTPLRARMLLALSGDPHGTPTWVRALADGSDTGYFAEDGPAWTVHAGTATFVAGIRALLLQALHPGPMAGVHDWSRYRDDPLGRLSGTVRWIICLTYGSRAQADTESARVGRLHTRVQGSYTDGANRTRAYSAADADLSDWVHLAFTDAFLTCHETWGGGIPGGPDAYVADWATAGRLMRVADPPVTEAELRRRLDAYLESGQLRRDERVDDVVQFLRRSPFRGSPLMTLAYRLLFASAVATIPPRFRRVLGLRRSPLPVVTMTRFVLAASLRTLSSGPRAQDFGRMRLRRLERESMDAETGDHRG; encoded by the coding sequence ATGGCCCGAACCCCTCTGCGAGCGCGGATGCTGCTCGCCCTCTCCGGAGACCCGCACGGCACGCCGACCTGGGTGCGGGCGCTCGCCGACGGGAGCGACACCGGGTACTTCGCGGAGGACGGCCCCGCCTGGACCGTGCACGCCGGCACCGCGACGTTCGTCGCGGGCATCCGCGCCCTGCTGCTTCAGGCTCTGCACCCCGGGCCCATGGCGGGCGTGCACGACTGGTCACGGTACCGCGACGATCCGCTCGGCCGGCTGTCGGGAACCGTGCGCTGGATTATCTGCCTCACCTACGGCTCCCGCGCTCAGGCCGATACCGAGAGCGCGCGCGTCGGCCGACTCCACACCCGAGTGCAGGGCTCCTACACCGACGGCGCGAACCGGACGCGGGCGTACTCGGCGGCCGACGCCGACCTCTCGGACTGGGTGCACCTCGCCTTCACCGACGCGTTCCTGACCTGCCATGAGACATGGGGCGGCGGCATCCCCGGGGGTCCCGACGCTTACGTCGCGGACTGGGCAACCGCCGGACGCCTCATGCGCGTCGCCGACCCGCCCGTCACCGAAGCCGAGCTCAGGCGCCGCCTCGACGCCTACCTCGAGTCCGGGCAGCTGCGGCGCGACGAGCGGGTCGACGACGTCGTGCAGTTCCTGCGCCGCTCCCCCTTCCGCGGCTCGCCTCTCATGACCCTGGCGTACCGCCTGCTCTTCGCGAGCGCCGTCGCCACCATCCCGCCGCGCTTCCGGCGCGTGCTCGGCCTCCGACGGTCGCCGCTTCCGGTCGTCACGATGACGCGGTTCGTCCTGGCCGCGAGCCTGCGCACCCTCTCGTCGGGTCCGCGCGCTCAGGACTTCGGCCGCATGCGGCTGCGCCGACTGGAGCGGGAGAGCATGGATGCCGAGACCGGCGATCACCGCGGGTGA
- a CDS encoding family 43 glycosylhydrolase: protein MATKSWRRLGVTGAAIAALTVGVLAPTAAHADPVPDDPNIVLHYDFSTAGAVKDVSGHNNDGTIVGTGVTVANGELTLPGGASNSGAGYVRFPAGIFDGKNTLTISTWLRNDTGAGNYAAMFFGSTANPPAQYWLLNPRNPSGRFKTVITNGSAPTAPWGTEYGISPTTASQGIAGPTTGTAWSMYTTVVTPTSISGYYNGALVGTVATTRTISQFGTGLVGYIGRSSYPDIFYKGGVDDVIVSTSAYSAGQIAELYHLSDRTTAAQTDAALAADADAVSLPSEATADLTLPTTGTPNLSRITWASSHPSVIGADGKVTRPAEGQPDASVVLTGTFTLAGQSITRDFAVTVPAVNPQGDLERTADAFDLGIKVAAGDIVLNAESQGAAISWASSAPGVISTTGAVTRAAADQQVALTATFSRAGHITTRTYDVTVKAQDVGQAVAYVRTGNTAKTEVLHLAAAKNGDPLVALNNNKGVLYPAFGSGTSQFANPTLFRKPDGTYGLVAADNAANGRIFVYSSKDLVTFTDQKLVLTNTQNIVVSRADVKYDNGSRLYRVTLRTAGDAAYEVTTSDFTTFSAPVSVTASAAPTLSGLPTGAIEASALAITQAELTTLQKALGRIVNTSVDAGDDVSVDVNGSLDLPDKVDLGYSDGSSKQLGVDWDTSSVDLTKPGEYTVTGTVNQPVYGDDKGILVKERADPWVFRDDERTGSTEYYLTGSYPTTQANAGVGYDRIVLRRADTINGLTTAQEQVLLWANNAASPDTSNGSKIATSNYRYFWAPELHKINGDWYIFFTSSRSTDVWNIRPTIMRAPGNTDPMVASNWSVLGYVKAAAGDTAAFTSFSLDMTHFEANGKHYLVWAEKPGTSDLRMAEINPNDPTQLTTKSILLSTPNYAWERTTSQVINEGPAVIKSDEEVFVFFSASEVNETYSIGMLRAPIGGDLMNPATWAKTGYPLLTSDDFGGQQNGPGHNSFTLDENGNPVIVYHARPPVSEWIPGADGGLNDPSRHARVKTVHFAADGSAVLNQTREEELAPQNRTVTLNVTVVGPPEPQLAVSASVAARCVAGKVVQAVTVTNAEGFPVTLTASGAYGTKAFGSVAAGKSVSATFTTRLGSIPSGALTLKATATVDGKAVEVEKQIAYSPAFCS from the coding sequence ATGGCGACGAAGTCATGGCGACGCTTGGGGGTGACAGGTGCGGCGATCGCCGCCCTGACAGTCGGCGTCCTCGCACCAACGGCAGCTCATGCCGATCCCGTCCCGGACGACCCGAACATCGTCCTCCACTACGACTTCAGCACCGCGGGGGCGGTGAAGGATGTCTCGGGCCACAACAACGACGGCACGATCGTCGGAACCGGAGTTACGGTGGCCAACGGCGAGCTGACGCTTCCCGGCGGCGCGTCGAACAGCGGCGCAGGCTATGTCCGCTTCCCGGCGGGGATCTTCGACGGGAAGAACACCCTCACGATCTCGACGTGGCTGCGCAACGACACCGGTGCGGGCAACTACGCCGCGATGTTCTTCGGCTCGACGGCCAACCCGCCCGCGCAGTACTGGCTGCTCAACCCGCGGAACCCGTCGGGACGCTTCAAGACCGTCATCACGAACGGCAGCGCCCCCACCGCGCCGTGGGGCACGGAGTACGGCATCTCACCGACGACGGCATCGCAGGGCATCGCCGGTCCGACGACCGGAACGGCGTGGTCGATGTACACGACCGTCGTCACGCCGACCTCCATCTCGGGGTACTACAACGGAGCCCTCGTCGGCACCGTCGCGACCACCCGCACCATCTCGCAATTCGGCACAGGCCTCGTCGGCTACATCGGGCGCTCGAGCTACCCCGATATCTTCTACAAGGGCGGCGTCGACGACGTCATCGTGTCGACCTCGGCCTATTCGGCCGGCCAGATCGCGGAGCTCTATCACCTGAGCGACCGCACCACCGCGGCCCAGACCGACGCCGCCCTCGCGGCCGATGCGGACGCCGTGTCTCTCCCGAGCGAAGCGACCGCCGATCTCACGCTGCCGACGACGGGCACGCCGAACCTGTCCCGCATCACGTGGGCCTCATCGCATCCGTCGGTCATCGGCGCGGACGGCAAGGTCACGCGTCCGGCCGAGGGTCAGCCTGACGCGTCGGTCGTCCTGACCGGAACCTTCACGCTCGCGGGCCAGTCGATCACCCGCGACTTCGCGGTGACCGTGCCGGCGGTGAACCCGCAGGGCGACCTCGAGCGCACCGCCGACGCGTTCGACCTCGGCATCAAGGTCGCAGCCGGCGACATCGTGCTGAACGCCGAGTCGCAAGGCGCCGCGATCTCGTGGGCCTCGTCGGCGCCCGGCGTGATCTCGACGACCGGTGCCGTCACACGCGCCGCAGCCGACCAGCAGGTCGCCCTGACCGCGACCTTCAGCCGTGCCGGACACATCACGACCCGCACCTACGATGTCACCGTGAAGGCGCAGGACGTCGGCCAGGCCGTCGCCTACGTCCGCACGGGCAACACGGCCAAGACCGAGGTGCTGCACCTCGCTGCGGCGAAGAACGGCGACCCGCTCGTCGCGCTGAACAACAACAAGGGCGTGCTCTACCCCGCCTTCGGCTCGGGCACGTCGCAGTTCGCGAACCCGACCCTGTTCCGCAAGCCCGACGGCACCTATGGCCTCGTCGCCGCGGACAACGCCGCGAACGGCCGCATCTTCGTCTACTCGTCGAAGGACCTCGTGACCTTCACCGACCAGAAGCTGGTGCTCACGAACACGCAGAACATCGTGGTGTCGCGCGCCGACGTGAAGTACGACAACGGCTCGCGGCTCTACCGCGTGACGCTGCGCACCGCGGGGGACGCGGCGTACGAGGTCACGACGTCCGACTTCACGACGTTCAGCGCGCCGGTCTCGGTCACGGCGTCGGCCGCACCGACGCTCTCGGGGCTCCCCACGGGTGCGATCGAGGCATCCGCTCTCGCCATCACCCAGGCGGAACTGACCACGCTGCAGAAGGCCCTCGGCCGCATCGTCAACACGTCGGTGGATGCCGGCGACGACGTCTCGGTCGATGTCAACGGCTCGCTCGACCTGCCCGACAAGGTCGACCTCGGCTACTCCGACGGCTCGTCGAAGCAGCTCGGCGTCGACTGGGACACGAGCTCCGTCGACCTGACGAAGCCCGGCGAGTACACCGTGACGGGCACGGTCAACCAGCCCGTCTACGGCGACGACAAGGGCATCCTCGTGAAGGAGCGGGCCGATCCATGGGTCTTCCGCGACGACGAGCGCACCGGCAGCACGGAGTACTACCTCACCGGTTCCTACCCCACGACGCAGGCCAACGCCGGCGTCGGCTACGACCGCATCGTCCTGCGCCGTGCCGACACGATCAACGGCCTGACGACGGCGCAGGAGCAGGTGCTCCTCTGGGCCAACAACGCCGCGTCGCCCGACACGTCGAACGGGTCGAAGATCGCCACGAGCAACTACCGGTACTTCTGGGCGCCGGAGCTGCACAAGATCAACGGCGACTGGTACATCTTCTTCACCTCGAGCCGCAGCACGGACGTCTGGAACATCCGCCCGACGATCATGCGCGCCCCCGGCAACACCGACCCCATGGTCGCATCGAACTGGAGCGTGCTCGGCTACGTCAAGGCCGCGGCCGGTGACACTGCGGCGTTCACGAGCTTCTCGCTCGACATGACGCACTTCGAGGCGAACGGCAAGCACTACCTCGTCTGGGCGGAGAAGCCGGGCACCTCGGACCTCCGCATGGCCGAGATCAACCCGAACGACCCCACGCAGCTCACGACGAAGTCCATCCTCCTCTCGACGCCGAACTACGCGTGGGAGCGGACGACGAGCCAGGTCATCAACGAGGGCCCCGCCGTCATCAAGAGCGACGAGGAGGTGTTCGTGTTCTTCTCCGCGTCGGAGGTGAACGAGACCTACTCGATCGGCATGCTGCGCGCGCCGATCGGCGGCGACCTCATGAACCCTGCGACGTGGGCGAAGACGGGCTACCCGCTGCTGACCTCCGACGACTTCGGCGGACAGCAGAACGGCCCGGGTCACAACTCCTTCACCCTCGACGAGAACGGCAACCCGGTCATCGTCTACCACGCGCGTCCGCCCGTGTCGGAGTGGATCCCCGGTGCCGACGGAGGCCTCAACGACCCGAGCCGCCACGCTCGCGTCAAGACGGTGCACTTCGCCGCAGACGGCTCGGCCGTCCTCAACCAGACCCGCGAGGAGGAGCTGGCTCCGCAGAACCGCACGGTGACGCTCAACGTCACGGTGGTCGGACCGCCCGAGCCGCAGCTCGCCGTGTCGGCCTCGGTCGCGGCGCGCTGCGTCGCCGGCAAGGTCGTGCAGGCGGTCACGGTGACCAACGCGGAGGGCTTCCCCGTGACGCTCACGGCGTCGGGCGCCTACGGCACGAAGGCGTTCGGCTCGGTCGCCGCGGGCAAGTCCGTCTCGGCGACGTTCACGACGCGCCTCGGCTCCATCCCATCGGGGGCGCTGACGCTGAAGGCGACGGCGACCGTGGACGGAAAGGCCGTCGAGGTCGAGAAGCAGATCGCGTACTCCCCCGCCTTCTGCAGCTGA
- a CDS encoding family 43 glycosylhydrolase — translation MRLFPRRKAALVVTAISAMVLGLGATGAQAAVPDQGLVAQYDFTQTSGASVPNSAPGSSLGAATVQNLQATDWTGSQLTLRGGAKTSTGNWVRLPNDILQGKTSATVVAEVKASQAMLNGFHFLWNIGNDSSATEYFFASLNCGSGRAPLVGLKSAGVERLVQSSSCGVTANQWVSVVAVVDGASGTASLYIDGKRAAQGAMPVTPANVVDQSLNAIGRAPWPDPLFQGAISAFRVYDRALSAAEVAQVSDSDAQTHAAELQAQAQAILTSLNVSDVQTSTDIDLPTSSGRVTWTSSNPAVVATDGTVTAPLAGQPAIPVQLTATAAVRGVTATKTITVTVLPSTESAEQRIQRLAQRFVIPSVIESGAALPAAPEGTTIAVTSATSGVAVTDTISSSSEEALDATITIRVTDSATGATTDRAFTVRVLPAATTTQLLAYNRTPTTVNEANNADVALSMHLALEDGAGWSPLNENYGIFFAKTSTTPPASGTTESIIRSLRSPHLFHLADGGYGIAATRTARGGASDGTQASSFLFAKSSDLLSYREIGLVNVGVTSGVNEPAVVWDSASQRYVVSWISDAGAPYYTTFADLADVSTRGAVLRGTVTGSAGNPGTGVANFASGNAVPVAASIADALQVRFGRIANTDVEALDGVEVEQGGALSAADLPERAELSYDDGSKASRAIAWDAASLAAVDTSAPGTYEVTGSVKAPQYATPFADERADPSVFRFDWNGQQKFLMIATEDLNLNPIDPANGPHMPIRIADTIEELSDDAVDAGRNVEIDLLRAGDTDADGGVMTGCFWAPEFHVIGGKLSILFMPCYNGSNGRPDMWTGRASIIQLKQDAQGADLDPAVPANWTKAQKVVRSDGSILNPIQSISLDMTYFQDSGQSYYMWQMLGAIFIAKMDPADPTRLTSAPVRILAPEYAWDNTIAEGPNVHVHDGKLYMIYSGSTVGDSYTTGLATATAGQNVDLTDPAAWSKLNYPIQKSGVFNGAWQLGTGHGMWSHDEDDNLLYVFHARTDHDGLSGRDMFVRRVHWAADGLPVFDMEEDEEVAPDNRAVKVAVTVTAAPAATLDYTATVTARCVAGKVVQTVLITNTDDVALALQTTSPYGTKATASLAAGKSVSYAFTTRLATMPPGSVKVDASATVGGTAVTGTQTVTYPQANCG, via the coding sequence ATGAGACTGTTCCCCCGCCGCAAGGCCGCCCTCGTGGTCACCGCGATCAGCGCGATGGTCCTTGGGCTCGGCGCCACGGGCGCCCAGGCCGCCGTCCCCGACCAGGGGCTGGTGGCGCAATACGACTTCACGCAGACCAGCGGGGCATCCGTTCCCAACTCTGCGCCCGGCTCGAGCCTCGGCGCGGCCACGGTCCAGAATCTGCAGGCGACCGACTGGACCGGCTCGCAGCTGACGCTCCGCGGCGGCGCCAAGACGTCGACCGGCAACTGGGTGCGCCTGCCGAACGACATCCTCCAGGGCAAGACCTCCGCGACCGTCGTCGCCGAGGTCAAGGCCTCGCAGGCGATGCTCAACGGCTTCCACTTCCTGTGGAACATCGGCAACGACTCCTCCGCGACGGAGTACTTCTTCGCCTCGCTCAACTGCGGCTCCGGGCGCGCGCCCCTCGTAGGCCTCAAGTCGGCCGGCGTCGAGCGCCTCGTGCAGTCGAGCTCCTGCGGCGTGACAGCCAACCAGTGGGTCAGCGTGGTCGCGGTCGTCGATGGCGCCTCGGGCACGGCATCCCTCTACATCGACGGCAAGCGCGCGGCACAGGGCGCCATGCCCGTCACACCCGCGAACGTCGTCGACCAGTCGCTCAACGCGATCGGGCGCGCACCGTGGCCCGACCCTCTGTTCCAGGGCGCCATCTCGGCGTTCCGCGTGTACGACCGGGCCCTGAGCGCCGCCGAGGTCGCACAGGTCTCGGATTCGGATGCCCAGACCCACGCCGCGGAGCTGCAGGCGCAGGCCCAGGCCATCCTCACGAGCCTCAACGTGAGCGACGTCCAGACGAGCACCGACATCGACCTGCCCACATCGAGCGGCCGTGTCACGTGGACCTCGAGCAACCCGGCCGTCGTCGCGACCGACGGGACCGTCACGGCGCCCCTCGCGGGCCAGCCCGCGATCCCCGTGCAGCTGACCGCGACAGCGGCGGTGCGCGGCGTGACGGCGACCAAGACGATCACCGTCACGGTGCTGCCGTCGACCGAGAGCGCCGAGCAGCGCATCCAGCGCCTCGCGCAGCGATTCGTCATCCCGTCGGTCATCGAGTCCGGCGCGGCCCTTCCCGCCGCTCCCGAGGGCACGACCATCGCCGTCACGAGCGCGACGAGCGGAGTCGCGGTGACCGACACGATCTCGTCATCCTCCGAGGAGGCCCTCGACGCTACCATCACGATCCGCGTCACCGACTCCGCAACCGGGGCGACGACCGACCGTGCGTTCACGGTGCGCGTCCTCCCGGCGGCCACCACGACGCAGCTCCTCGCCTACAACCGGACGCCCACGACCGTCAACGAGGCGAACAACGCCGACGTGGCGCTCAGCATGCACCTCGCGCTCGAGGACGGCGCCGGCTGGTCGCCGCTCAACGAGAACTACGGCATCTTCTTCGCCAAGACCTCGACGACGCCGCCCGCGAGCGGCACGACCGAGTCGATCATCCGGAGCCTGCGCAGCCCGCACCTGTTCCACCTCGCCGACGGCGGCTACGGCATCGCGGCCACACGCACCGCGCGCGGCGGCGCATCCGACGGCACGCAGGCGTCGAGCTTCCTCTTCGCCAAGAGCTCCGACCTGCTGAGCTACCGGGAGATCGGACTGGTGAACGTCGGCGTGACGAGCGGCGTCAACGAGCCCGCCGTCGTGTGGGACTCGGCATCCCAGCGCTATGTCGTCTCGTGGATCTCGGATGCGGGCGCGCCCTACTACACGACGTTCGCAGACCTGGCCGACGTCTCGACGCGCGGCGCCGTGCTCCGCGGCACCGTCACCGGCAGCGCCGGCAACCCCGGCACCGGGGTCGCGAACTTCGCCTCGGGCAACGCCGTCCCCGTCGCGGCGAGCATCGCCGACGCGCTGCAGGTGCGCTTCGGCCGCATCGCCAACACCGACGTCGAGGCGCTGGACGGCGTCGAGGTCGAGCAGGGCGGCGCCCTGTCAGCCGCTGACCTGCCCGAGCGCGCCGAGCTCTCGTACGACGACGGATCGAAGGCGTCGCGCGCGATCGCGTGGGATGCCGCATCCCTCGCGGCGGTCGACACATCGGCGCCCGGCACGTACGAGGTGACCGGATCGGTCAAGGCGCCCCAGTACGCGACGCCGTTCGCCGACGAGCGGGCCGACCCGTCGGTGTTCCGGTTCGACTGGAACGGTCAGCAGAAGTTCCTCATGATCGCCACCGAGGACCTGAACCTCAACCCCATCGACCCGGCGAACGGCCCGCACATGCCGATCCGCATCGCCGACACGATCGAGGAGCTCTCGGACGACGCCGTCGATGCGGGACGCAACGTCGAGATCGATCTGCTGCGCGCGGGAGACACGGATGCCGACGGCGGCGTCATGACCGGATGCTTCTGGGCACCCGAGTTCCACGTGATCGGCGGCAAGCTCTCGATCCTTTTCATGCCCTGCTACAACGGCAGCAACGGCCGCCCCGACATGTGGACGGGGCGCGCGAGCATCATCCAGCTGAAGCAGGACGCGCAGGGCGCCGACCTCGACCCGGCCGTGCCGGCGAACTGGACGAAGGCGCAGAAGGTGGTCCGGTCGGACGGGTCGATCCTGAACCCGATCCAGAGCATCTCGCTGGACATGACGTACTTCCAGGACTCGGGCCAGTCGTACTACATGTGGCAGATGCTCGGCGCGATCTTCATCGCGAAGATGGACCCGGCCGATCCGACGCGACTCACGTCGGCCCCGGTGCGGATCCTCGCTCCCGAGTACGCGTGGGACAACACGATCGCCGAGGGGCCCAACGTGCATGTGCACGACGGCAAGCTCTACATGATCTACTCGGGCTCCACGGTGGGCGACAGCTACACCACGGGACTGGCGACGGCGACGGCGGGCCAGAACGTCGACCTGACCGACCCCGCCGCGTGGTCGAAGCTGAACTACCCGATCCAGAAGTCGGGTGTGTTCAACGGCGCGTGGCAGCTGGGCACGGGGCACGGCATGTGGTCTCACGACGAGGACGACAACCTCCTCTACGTCTTCCACGCACGCACCGATCACGACGGACTGAGCGGTCGCGACATGTTCGTCCGCCGCGTGCACTGGGCGGCTGACGGCCTCCCCGTGTTCGACATGGAGGAGGACGAGGAGGTCGCGCCGGACAATCGCGCCGTCAAGGTCGCGGTGACGGTCACGGCTGCGCCCGCCGCGACCCTCGACTACACGGCGACGGTCACGGCGCGGTGCGTCGCGGGCAAGGTCGTGCAGACGGTCCTGATCACCAATACGGATGACGTGGCCCTCGCGTTGCAGACGACGTCACCGTACGGCACGAAGGCGACCGCGTCGCTCGCCGCCGGCAAGAGCGTCTCGTATGCCTTCACGACGCGCCTGGCCACGATGCCCCCGGGCAGTGTGAAGGTCGACGCGAGCGCGACCGTCGGCGGCACGGCCGTCACGGGAACGCAGACGGTCACCTACCCGCAGGCGAACTGCGGCTGA